The Nicotiana sylvestris chromosome 6, ASM39365v2, whole genome shotgun sequence genomic sequence TCAGAAATAAGTTCTTTTATCTTCACAAAGTAGAGAATAAGGTCGTACACGCTACCCTCGTTGTTAGTTAGTTATATAGTTTGATGAAAGTTCTTGCTGCCTttataacccccccccccccgacccCCGACCCCCCACAACTCCTACTACCTTTCActgagaaaaaaaaaaagcaagacCTTACCCGTCAATACAATATAAACTCAGCGTAATTCCACAAGATTTTACCCGTCAATCTTTTTCCAAAACAAATGGACTCATTGAAAAATATGGGAGCAAAttattttcccaaaaatgaaggaGTCATTGGGAAGCAAACTTGTACttaaataaatattgaaaataggaactaaacaaagaagaaaaatatactTGGGTGATCCCAAGGTAataaatgcacaataggtttagtTGGGGGATTTGgggttgtgggggggggggggagagataACATAATCTTTTTATTAGCTAATTGGGGAGATAACATaatcttattattattttaattagttaCTAAAATGCCGAATCGCCAATAATTTTAGTAACTAATTATTTCAATTACAAATAATTTTAATTTAATGAATGGCGATTCGGCATTGAGGGTTAATGGGGATGAGCAGGGGCAAAGCTAGCTCTTCGTCCACGGGTTCAACTGAACTAAATAACTAACTTTGgtcaaaaatttaaatttgactAAAAATTCTATTGAATATATAATTATAAATTTAGAATCTAATAATATAAAGAAATTAAAATTCCAACGCATAAATTTTAAATATTGGCCTCGCCTCTCCTCGAGTCTACAATTCCAATATTTTCTTTCCCAGCCTTAGCAGCACACTTTCTCGCGTAAAAGGATAGTAAATGTGAGTTAGTTTCAACATTCAATTTACGTCATTCTTTCTTTCATAAATCAAGCAATTTCCAACGGACGAGGCTAATAGAGCTCATTGTGCTATTTATTACAATGTACCTAAGTCAATATATCATTCATTAAATTAAAACAAGGCTTTTAAATCCAAAAATAGTTTAAACATCATGCTGAAAATTAATAAATTTGTAATAAGATGCAACTTAAAATGACAGTTTAGTGTACAAAGCATTTTAGGTTTATGCAGGTTTGGAGAAGGGCCGCACTCCTACAAAGATTGATTTCATTGAGGGACCGTTGATTGGGAAATAAGTTATCTCATGATTAATTATTCCAGGATTACTTATACTGAGATTAATTATCTCACCCTCCCATAGAAATAAAAAACACTATAATCCCGGGATTGGTTATATCACAATTTTATCCCAACCAAATATAaaataaactcatctcaaatttaaccATGTGATTAATTATCCCTTATCCCTTATACCAAACGAGCCCTTATTGTATAACTtaaagcaataaaatatgacaatCTATTTTAGGTTTACGCAGGTTCCGAGAAGGACAACACTCCTACAAAGATTGATTTCCCTTTCGGGACCGTTTGGTTGGGAAATAAGTTATCTTACAATTAATTATTTCGGGATTAGTTATCTCATCCTCCCATAGAAATAAAAAACACTACAATACCAGGATAACTAATCCCGAGATTAGTTATACCACGATTAATTATTCCAACCAAACAAgagataaactcatctcaaaattTAATTCCAAAATTAATTATCCCTTATCTCTCGTGCCAAACCAGCCTTAACTGTAACTTAAACCCATATTTTTCTGCAGTAAATAGATAAAACTTACTTTATTCTTCCTAAAAATATGTCAATTTGTTTTTTTAACGATAGCATTTGGACTTTGAGGGGTGCAGGGAGAGGGGTGGGTGGGTGGTTAGGCTAGGAGTTTTTctacatataaaataaataaattaaaaaactaTATAAACAACATTCCAACACCAAAATTATGATTAATTCATTCACGTCTTCTCTCATTCAttaacagaaaaagaaaaaaaatgcaaGCGATGAATTCACAAATGTCACTACAAGAAGAAAATGGAGCTTCGCCGGGTCAAAATATGGGTCACTCTCATTTTGACCCGACGTCGTCTCACGATGAATTTCTCCAACAGATTCTCTCTTCCGTTCCTTCTTCCTCTCCCTGGCCGGACCTCTCCGGCGGCGGTGACAGTCATTTTGACGACCAGTCAATTTTCTTAGCTTCGAAGCTCCGGCAGAACCAGATAACCGGCGGCGGTGGAGCTGCCGCAGCTGCTAAAGCGTTGATGCTTCAACAACAGCTTTTGCTTTCTAGAGGATTACTCGACGGTAATGGTGACCAAAACGATGACGTTGGAAATCCGGTTAGTCTAATTTCATTTTACTAAAAATTCAGTAGATTAATTTTGTTTAATCATGTTTAGGATTCTAATTATCTGAATTATGGTGAATTAATTGTAGGGAAATGAGATTTCAGTTCAAGCTCTTTACAATGGATTCGCTGGATCTCTTGGTCAAACCTCTAATCAACCTCAGCATTTTCACCATGCTCAGGTATGCATATTTAGATGAGTTtgaattttatatataaaaatatatttaaaatgtaattataaataAAATTAGTTGATATTGTTGATTGATAATAAAATAAATTGCTAAATAACATGTTATAATATGTTAAGTTACATCGATAACGTAAAAAATCATTACACTATTGATATATATAACTTGAGTCCTATTTAGATATTCAAATATATTAATCAATATCGTGATTGATTATATGATTTTTCTCTACGTCTTCATAACATAAGAATTCATTATGTTTACGCTAATTTATAGAGAACATTCTTATTTATATACATTTTTATATGCAAAAAGTTAGTGCCGATTAAAagtatttaagttatatacactgAAAAGTATAAAAGATTTTTTATACAGCCAATAAATTTTGAATTGTGATAGTAAGTTAGTTATCATTTCACTATATTTTCATTTAATGTTTATGAAATGATTTGAATGTAATTATTAAGTGAATTAAGCAGTAAATATTTTTTACATTGTCAGTCAGTGCACGAAACTCAAACTCTAATGTGAAAATATAGGGAGGATCAATGCAAGCACAGAGTTTCGGAGCACCGGCGTCATCGACAATGAATCAAACGCCGGCGGCGAGTGGTGGTTCAGCTGGTGGAGGGCAGCCAAAGCAACAGAAAGTTAGGGCTCGGAGAGGACAAGCAACTGACCCTCACAGCATTGCTGAAAGAGTacgtgtgtgtgtatatatatatatatatatatatatatatataaaactcgTCTTTTCACTTAATAATTTTCAATCATTTGCgcgattattatttttttttagtgattttatttttggtgggtttttgaattttattgttGTGATCAGTTAGTTAGCTTCTGATGCCGAATTTTGTGGTTTCTGAATTGTTTTGTTGTGAGACAGTTACGGAGAGAGAGAATTGCTGAGAGAATGAAGTCGTTGCAGGAGTTGGTACCCAATGCCAATAAGGTAATTCTCACTGTAAAAACTTaataaaaattcaattttttgttAATAGAGGTACTTAATTCAAATATacattttatttatatatattttcgtTTCATTTTATATGATGATGTTAAGCCTTATTCTGGTTACAGAGTGCCGTTAGCCGATAAGTAGGTTAGCAAACTGGTGAATTAATAGGTGTTGCTCCTGTCTTCGTTCCCAGGAAGAATCCTAAAGATAGACAACTAAATTTTTAGCACATATTAAAAGTATATTTAGAATTTATGCTATTAAATATGCTATGACgtttatataattataaaaatatgtcaataaaaataaaataaaagtttaccggaaaaaatttcaaataaaaaattCATCTTTTTAATTAAGAAGAATACGATACCATACAATGACTGTGTATACAATTTATTCATTAAATTTAATTTTACTTATTCATCATACTATCTTTActcatatttttttttcaaatttattttaaaaacgcTTTTCTGGAGTGGATTGTTAGAGGCGGAACCAGGATTTCAAGCTTATGGGTTCGGGATTCTAATCGttttaagttactgggttctaacttaataatttatacatattcaatgaaatttttaaaacaaatacagGATTCGAACCAAAGTTTGAGTTCGGCCGAACCCGTTGGCGACACTCTAGCTCCGCCTCTTTCGATTGTATATGAAAAACAGTTTTTCGACGTTACACAAAGTATATGAGTTTATTTAAATTTCACTTGTGAAATCACACCGTATAGTCACCAGTGTTTGCTTTAGTGGGCATGTGTGTCATTCCAATTTTGTCGTCCCAAGTGCCAATAGAGATCACATTGGGACACGTGTCAGAAACAAAATATGGGTGCTTGAGAGTATGAAGATATGGTAACTTACTTTAAATCTATAATCAAGCTGGAGATGAGACTATTTAGTAATTAATCAAACTATATAAATATAAGTATATATTATTGAAACTCAATTGTGTGATGTTCTCCTGCGTCAGCATGCAAATAGTATTGACCTGACAGATTAATTATTAGATTATGAGACTTATATATATTACACACTAATAATTGTGGCTTATGACAATATCATAATTGCTTTATTATcttaattattttaattattgcTAATGAACGAGATAAATGGAGAACTAACGTGATGGTGTTTATGGAATG encodes the following:
- the LOC104241842 gene encoding bHLH transcription factor RHL1-like produces the protein MQAMNSQMSLQEENGASPGQNMGHSHFDPTSSHDEFLQQILSSVPSSSPWPDLSGGGDSHFDDQSIFLASKLRQNQITGGGGAAAAAKALMLQQQLLLSRGLLDGNGDQNDDVGNPGNEISVQALYNGFAGSLGQTSNQPQHFHHAQGGSMQAQSFGAPASSTMNQTPAASGGSAGGGQPKQQKVRARRGQATDPHSIAERLRRERIAERMKSLQELVPNANKTDKASMLDEIIDYVRFLQLQVKVLSMSRLGGAAAVAPLVADRSSEGGGGDSAQANGGGRGSNRTTSLANNDSMTMTEHQVAKLMEEDMGSAMQYLQGKGLCLMPISLATAISTATCHSMKPNNPLLHGGGSGGSAAINGGGGGPSSPSLSASTVQSATMGNGGA